The genomic stretch AAAGTTGTCAAGAAGCTTTTGTTTTACTGGGTTAGATTTACATACATGCACTTCATTTTTAGATAATAAGAGCTTTTTCTGTGAGTGGTTTTAGTGTTTGCTACATGATGCTGCTGACTCTGCCTTTAGCTGGCTGTGTTTCTATTGCCATTCACTATCTTTGCACTTGGGCTTTGCATCCCCACTCCATTGTTTACGTGCCCTTGATCTGTAGGAAATGGCCTCGCTTTGTAGGCAGCATTTGCCCTGGCTTCATCTCATGCCATGAACATGAttcattctctgtttctatcaCAATGTAGGCACCCCAATGCCCTGCTTTTAACATAAAGTTTTCCCGTGTTAATAACATAGTCCTATAGtgaacaaatttatatatatgtctcAGTGTACATATTTTTAGGCCCTCTCCTCAGCAGTATATGAAATGTATGACCTGTTTTGAATAAATTGACTGATGTTATTTAGACTTTTTGCTTTGGTTTAAACAGTGAAAGAATCACACTTTTTTCCCATAGTTCTAAACTGTACTTTATTTTCCCATTGCCAACATTTATGTAATGTGGCATGATGGAGGGGAATGGATACTCAGGAGGTCTAGATTTTTCCACTTGCTAgctttgtaaattaatttttttaaaagtgggggttgggggatggggatacctattctttttttttttttaagattatttatttatttatttatttatttgacagagagagagagagagagagagagagaggcagaaacacaggcggagggagaagcaggctccacacagggagcccgacatgggactcgatcccgggtctctaggatcaggccctgccctgaaggcggcactaaactgctgagccacccaggctgccctgtaaatTAATTATACCTTAATTTGTTCACCTTCATATGGAGAAATTGGTTTTGGTAATTCCTTAGGACCTTTTCAGCTTTGATGTTGCATGCCTCTGCCTTACTTAGCTCTTTTTGCTTTAGAGTCAAGATTGACTTTTTCATGAGCTAACAGTAATCTTTGCTAAAATTTGTGTAAGTAGCTTCTTTTTGCAAAAGATATCTCCTAAATAATCATTTTGCAGTGGAAAACCCAGGTATATTATTTATCTTCCAAAATTAAATTATGAAGGTAATAGACTATATTCTAGGccttaaaaaacacacagaaaaaaaaaataaccatcttACTATCAATAGTTACTATTATCTACTTTATGATGTACTTCTTTTTGACTATCCATTCAGAATATTCTTGAAAACATGGGTGACTGAAATCGTTAAAGTATAGGTAGAAAGAATCTGAAAGTTTTAAGTTGTGTTAAAATAGAATCTTTTCTTTGTTACGTGATTCCTTTAGGAATTGAGCACAGATTGTGCTTTCTAGTGTTTGGCATGATATAATGccttatttttctaagttttaatctTTAAACAGGTGTAGTTATTATAGGTGTAGTCATATATATCATTACATGTGTTGTCATATATATCATTGCTAATAAACAAATctgtactttaataaaaaatacatctgTTTTTATTAACAGCGAATTCTTGAATTGGAAAGTTCTTTGGAAAAAAGCTTGcaagaaagcaaaaatcaatCCGAAGATTTAGCTATTCATTtggaagctgaaaaaaataagcacaataaAGAAATTACAATCATGgttgaaaaacacaaaacagaattaGAAAGCTTGCAGCATCAGCAGGATACCCTTTGGACTGAAAAACTCCAAGTCTTAAAGCAACAGCATCAGACTGAAATGGAAAGACTTAGAGAAAagcatgaagaagaaaaagaaacattgttgaaagacaaagagagtGTCTTCCAGGCCCACATAGAAGAGATGAATGAAAAGACTTTAGAAAAGCTTGATGTGAAGCAAACAGAACTGGAATCATTGTCTTCTGAACTGTCAGAAGTACTAAAGGCCCGGGACAAGCTAGAAGAGGAGCTTTCTGTACTAAAGGATCAAGCAGATAAAGTAAAACAGGAGCTAGAGGCCAAGCTAGATGAACAGAAAAGCCATCACCAGCAGCAAGTTGACAGTATCATTAAAGAACAAGAGCTGTCCCTCCAGAGAACTGAGGAGGCACTAAAAGATGAAATTAATCACCTTGGGCTTCTTCTGAAGGAAAAGGACAAGCATTTGAAAGAGTATCAGGTACGTGTCGAAAACTTAGAGGCAGATATTAGAAGGTCTGAAGAGGAACTCCAGCAGGCATCTGCTAAGTTGGCTCTCTTTGAGTCACAGCGGAGTACTACACATGAGCAGGCCAAAGCATCAGAGGAGCACTTGGCACAATTGCAGCAGAAGTTGTTGGACTTGGAAACAGAAAGAATTCTTCTTATTAAACAGGTAGCTGAAGttgaaatgcaaaagaaagatgTTTGTACTGAGTTAGACACTCAAAAAATCCAGTTGCAGGATTTAATGCAGCAACTTGAAAGACAGAAAAGTGAAATGGAGGAAAAACTACAGTCTTTAACCCAATGTTATGAGTCCCAGCTTAAAGATACTAGCACAGAACAGGCACAGACAAAACAGAGTttgatagaaaaggaaaatgtaattttacaaatgagagaaggacagagcaaagaaattgaaacacTTAGACAAAAATTATCAGCCAAGGAGGACAGTTTTAGTGTTTTACATGAGGAATAcgaaaccaaatttaaaaatcaagaaaaaaagatggaaaaaattaagcagaaagcaaaagagaTGCAAGAAACGTTAAAGAAGAAATTACTGGATCAGGAAGCCAAACTTAAAAAAGAGCTTGAAAATACGGTTCTAGAGCTTagtcagaaagaaaaacagttcaaTGCCCAAATTTTGGAAATGGCACAAGCTAACTCTGCTGGAATCAGTGATGCAGTATCAAgactggaaacaaaccaaaaggaGCAAATAGAAAGTCTCACTGAGGTACATAGACGAGAACTCAGTGATGTTGTATCAGTCTGGGAAAAGAAACTTAATCAGCAAGCTGAAGAACTTCAGGAAAAACATGAAATCCAATTACAGGAAAAAGAGCAAGAGGTAGCAGAACTAAAGCAAAAGATCTTCCAATCAAGGTgtgaaaaagaagagatgaacAAGGAACTAGCCTGGCTGAAAGCAGAAGGCATTAAGCAGGACACAGTAGTAAAGGAATTACAGGAACAGTTACACCAGAAGTCTGCTCATATGAATTCTCTctcacaaaatgaaatgaaactaaaagcACAACTTGAAAAGCTGGAGGTTGACTTGAATCATTCTCTGAAGGAAAATACTTCTCTTCAGGAGCATATAGTTGAACTGGAAATGCtagcagaaaaagacaaactgaaGGTTTCTGAGTTGACTGACAAGTTGAAAACCACAGATGAGGAATTCCAGAGTTTGAGATCTTCACATGAAAGAAGTGAGAAAAGCCTAGAAGACAAAAGCTTGGAATTCAAAAAACTATCCGAGGAATTAGTAGTTCAGCTGGATATTTACtctaagaaaactgaagcctTGTTACAAGCTAAAACAAATGAGCTAATCAACATGAGTAGTAGTAAAATTAATGCCATTCTCTCTAGGATTTCCCACTGTCAGCACCACACAACAAAAGTTAAGGAAGCACTGGTGATTAAAACTTGCAAAGCTTCTGAATTAGAAGCACAGCTTAGACAGCTAACAGAAGAGCAGAATGCACTAAATAGTTCTTTTCGGCAGGCTACCCAtcaattagaagaaaaagaaaatcaaattaagaGCATGAAGGCTGATATTGAAGGTCTGGTCATGGAAAAAGAAGCCTTACAGAAGGAAGGAGGCAACCAGCAACAGGCTGCCTCTGAAAAAGAGTCTTGTATCACACAGTTGAAGAAAGAGTTATCAGAGAACATCAACGTTGTCACACTGATGAAAGAAGagcttaaagaaaagaaatctgagatcagCAGTCTTAGTAAGCAGCTAACTGATTTGAACACTCAGCTTCAGAACAGTATCAGCCTGACTGAGAAGGAAGCAGCCATCTCATCACTAAGTAAGCGATATGATGAACAACAACAGGAATTGCTGGGTCAGGTGCAAGATTTATCTTTGAAAGTTGAAACTCTGAATAAAGAGAAGACCTCTGCTCTTGAACAGGTAGATCACTTGTCCAACAAATTCTCAGAGTGGAAGAAGAAAGCACAGTCAAAATTTCTGCAGTATCAAAGTACTATTAAAGAATTGCAGATGCAGCTtgagttaaaaacaaaggaagcCAGTGAAAAGGATGAACAGATACAGGTATTGAAGGAGGACCTTGATCAGCAGAATGAGAGGTTGGTATGTTTAAAGGGTGAGATGGAAGATAAGAAGAGCAAGCTGGAGAAAAAAGAGTGTAACTTAGAGACTGAGTTAAAAACGCAAACAGCAAGAATTGCCGAATTAGAAGAGCATCTTACTCAGAAAACAACTGAAATTGAGTCTTTAAGTGAAGTTCTTAACAGTTACAATCAACAGAAGGATACAGAACAGAAGGAGATGCGTCAGAAACTTCAGCACATTCAAGAATTAGGAGACGAAAAGGACAGCAGGGTTAAAGAAGCCGAAGAAAAAGTCTCAAGACTTGAAAAGCAAGTGTCATCCATGAAATCTGAGCTTGAAACCAAGAAGAAAGAATTGGACCATGCGAATTCAAGTATGAAGGGCAAAGAAGAGGAGTTTAAGGCACTGGAAGAGAGACTTGAGTTAGAAAGTGCTGCAAAATTAgcagaactgaagaaaaaagctgaacaaaaaaTTGTTGCCATCAAGAAGCAGTTGTTATctcaaatggaagagaaagaacagcaatataaaaaagacacagaaggTCACTTGGGTGAGCTAAATACAAAActgcaggagagagaaagagaaattcaggtgTTGGAAGAAAAACTTAAATCAGTGGAAGGTTTACCACAGTCAGAAGCATCAGTTGTACCCACATCAGTAAAATACATGGTAACCTGTGCTGAGCAAGGAATAGATCCCGAAAGCTCTGTGCAGAaagcatatgaagaaaaaatCAGTACTTTACAAAAAAGtctaatggaaaaagaaaagctgttgCAGAG from Vulpes vulpes isolate BD-2025 chromosome 11, VulVul3, whole genome shotgun sequence encodes the following:
- the GOLGA4 gene encoding golgin subfamily A member 4 isoform X4, whose translation is MFKKLKQRISEEQHQLQHTLASTQAPSNSSTPTRTRSRTSSFTEQLDEGTPNRENASIQATKSDSVNGSEPPTPQSGDTQSFAQKLQLRVPSMESLFRSPLKESLFRSSSKESLVRTSSRESLNRFDLDSSVATFDPSSDMESEPEDSLPHLDSLSKEQLIHWLRRMERRLNSYKGKCSEFVTAYQTLQREKKKLQGILSQSQDKALRRIGELREELQMDQQAKKHLQEEFDASLEEKDQHISVLQTQVSLLKQRLRNGPMNVDLPKPFSPMEPQTEDISKENIDSDIEPVVVDGASAKTLEVLQQRIKRQENLLQRCKETIQSHKEQCALLTSEKEALQEQLDERLQELEKMKELHMAEKTKLITQLRDAKNLIEQLEQDKGMVIAETKRQMHETLEMKEEEIAQLRSRIKQMTTQGEELREQKEKSERAAFEELEKALSTAQKTEESRRKMKAEMDEQIKAIEKTREEERTSLQRELSQMKQEVVDVTNKSSEQIAKLQKLHEEELASKEQELTKKFQAQERQFQEQMKIALEKSQSEYLKITQEKEQQESLALEELELQKKAILMESENKLRDLQQEAETYRTRILELESSLEKSLQESKNQSEDLAIHLEAEKNKHNKEITIMVEKHKTELESLQHQQDTLWTEKLQVLKQQHQTEMERLREKHEEEKETLLKDKESVFQAHIEEMNEKTLEKLDVKQTELESLSSELSEVLKARDKLEEELSVLKDQADKVKQELEAKLDEQKSHHQQQVDSIIKEQELSLQRTEEALKDEINHLGLLLKEKDKHLKEYQVRVENLEADIRRSEEELQQASAKLALFESQRSTTHEQAKASEEHLAQLQQKLLDLETERILLIKQVAEVEMQKKDVCTELDTQKIQLQDLMQQLERQKSEMEEKLQSLTQCYESQLKDTSTEQAQTKQSLIEKENVILQMREGQSKEIETLRQKLSAKEDSFSVLHEEYETKFKNQEKKMEKIKQKAKEMQETLKKKLLDQEAKLKKELENTVLELSQKEKQFNAQILEMAQANSAGISDAVSRLETNQKEQIESLTEVHRRELSDVVSVWEKKLNQQAEELQEKHEIQLQEKEQEVAELKQKIFQSRCEKEEMNKELAWLKAEGIKQDTVVKELQEQLHQKSAHMNSLSQNEMKLKAQLEKLEVDLNHSLKENTSLQEHIVELEMLAEKDKLKVSELTDKLKTTDEEFQSLRSSHERSEKSLEDKSLEFKKLSEELVVQLDIYSKKTEALLQAKTNELINMSSSKINAILSRISHCQHHTTKVKEALVIKTCKASELEAQLRQLTEEQNALNSSFRQATHQLEEKENQIKSMKADIEGLVMEKEALQKEGGNQQQAASEKESCITQLKKELSENINVVTLMKEELKEKKSEISSLSKQLTDLNTQLQNSISLTEKEAAISSLSKRYDEQQQELLGQVQDLSLKVETLNKEKTSALEQVDHLSNKFSEWKKKAQSKFLQYQSTIKELQMQLELKTKEASEKDEQIQVLKEDLDQQNERLVCLKGEMEDKKSKLEKKECNLETELKTQTARIAELEEHLTQKTTEIESLSEVLNSYNQQKDTEQKEMRQKLQHIQELGDEKDSRVKEAEEKVSRLEKQVSSMKSELETKKKELDHANSSMKGKEEEFKALEERLELESAAKLAELKKKAEQKIVAIKKQLLSQMEEKEQQYKKDTEGHLGELNTKLQEREREIQVLEEKLKSVEGLPQSEASVVPTSVKYMVTCAEQGIDPESSVQKAYEEKISTLQKSLMEKEKLLQRLEQEKEEMVSSHSEMQCRYQELLIKIEHTEAKQHEDQVMINCLQEELEEKGKKYSLVASQHVEEEGGKKTIGTKQNLENVVDDVQKTLHEKELTCQILEQKIKELDSCLVREREGHRVEMEELTSKFDRLQALQRQMDEKNRPVKALGESAEEKSKSHVVQPKLPGNMEVQHNDLEFKLAGAEQEKQKLGKEIVKLQKDLRMLRKEHQQELDIMKKEYEQEMEEKIKQEQEDLELRHNSTLKQLMREFHTQLAQKEQELEVTIKETIDKAQEVEAELLESHQEETKQLYKKIAEKEDDLQRTAKRYEEILDAREEEMTAKVMDLQTQLEELQNKYQQKLQQEESPGNDKLTIMELQTQLAQKTTLISDSKLKEQEFREQIHNLEDRLKKYEKTVYATTVGTPYKGGNLYHTDVSLFGEPTEFEYLRKVLFEYMMGRETKTMAKVITTVLKFPDDQTQKILEREDARLMYTSPRSGIF
- the GOLGA4 gene encoding golgin subfamily A member 4 isoform X5, giving the protein MFKKLKQRISEEQHQLQHTLASTQAPSNSSTPTRTRSRTSSFTEQLDEGTPNRENASIQATKSDSVNGSEPPTPQSGDTQSFAQKLQLRVPSMESLFRSPLKESLFRSSSKESLVRTSSRESLNRFDLDSSVATFDPSSDMESEPEDSLPHLDSLSKEQLIHWLRRMERRLNSYKGKCSEFVTAYQTLQREKKKLQGILSQSQDKALRRIGELREELQMDQQAKKHLQEEFDASLEEKDQHISVLQTQVSLLKQRLRNGPMNVDLPKPFSPMEPQTEDISKENIDSDIEPVVVDGASAKTLEVLQQRIKRQENLLQRCKETIQSHKEQCALLTSEKEALQEQLDERLQELEKMKELHMAEKTKLITQLRDAKNLIEQLEQDKGMVIAETKRQMHETLEMKEEEIAQLRSRIKQMTTQGEELREQKEKSERAAFEELEKALSTAQKTEESRRKMKAEMDEQIKAIEKTREEERTSLQRELSQMKQEVVDVTNKSSEQIAKLQKLHEEELASKEQELTKKFQAQERQFQEQMKIALEKSQSEYLKITQEKEQQESLALEELELQKKAILMESENKLRDLQQEAETYRTRILELESSLEKSLQESKNQSEDLAIHLEAEKNKHNKEITIMVEKHKTELESLQHQQDTLWTEKLQVLKQQHQTEMERLREKHEEEKETLLKDKESVFQAHIEEMNEKTLEKLDVKQTELESLSSELSEVLKARDKLEEELSVLKDQADKVKQELEAKLDEQKSHHQQQVDSIIKEQELSLQRTEEALKDEINHLGLLLKEKDKHLKEYQVRVENLEADIRRSEEELQQASAKLALFESQRSTTHEQAKASEEHLAQLQQKLLDLETERILLIKQVAEVEMQKKDVCTELDTQKIQLQDLMQQLERQKSEMEEKLQSLTQCYESQLKDTSTEQAQTKQSLIEKENVILQMREGQSKEIETLRQKLSAKEDSFSVLHEEYETKFKNQEKKMEKIKQKAKEMQETLKKKLLDQEAKLKKELENTVLELSQKEKQFNAQILEMAQANSAGISDAVSRLETNQKEQIESLTEVHRRELSDVVSVWEKKLNQQAEELQEKHEIQLQEKEQEVAELKQKIFQSRCEKEEMNKELAWLKAEGIKQDTVVKELQEQLHQKSAHMNSLSQNEMKLKAQLEKLEVDLNHSLKENTSLQEHIVELEMLAEKDKLKVSELTDKLKTTDEEFQSLRSSHERSEKSLEDKSLEFKKLSEELVVQLDIYSKKTEALLQAKTNELINMSSSKINAILSRISHCQHHTTKVKEALVIKTCKASELEAQLRQLTEEQNALNSSFRQATHQLEEKENQIKSMKADIEGLVMEKEALQKEGGNQQQAASEKESCITQLKKELSENINVVTLMKEELKEKKSEISSLSKQLTDLNTQLQNSISLTEKEAAISSLSKRYDEQQQELLGQVQDLSLKVETLNKEKTSALEQVDHLSNKFSEWKKKAQSKFLQYQSTIKELQMQLELKTKEASEKDEQIQVLKEDLDQQNERLVCLKGEMEDKKSKLEKKECNLETELKTQTARIAELEEHLTQKTTEIESLSEVLNSYNQQKDTEQKEMRQKLQHIQELGDEKDSRVKEAEEKVSRLEKQVSSMKSELETKKKELDHANSSMKGKEEEFKALEERLELESAAKLAELKKKAEQKIVAIKKQLLSQMEEKEQQYKKDTEGHLGELNTKLQEREREIQVLEEKLKSVEGLPQSEASVVPTSVKYMVTCAEQGIDPESSVQKAYEEKISTLQKSLMEKEKLLQRLEQEKEEMVSSHSEMQCRYQELLIKIEHTEAKQHEDQVMINCLQEELEEKGKKYSLVASQHVEEEGGKKTIGTKQNLENVVDDVQKTLHEKELTCQILEQKIKELDSCLVREREGHRVEMEELTSKFDRLQALQRQMDEKNRPVKALGESAEEKSKSHVVQPKLPGNMEVQHNDLEFKLAGAEQEKQKLGKEIVKLQKDLRMLRKEHQQELDIMKKEYEQEMEEKIKQEQEDLELRHNSTLKQLMREFHTQLAQKEQELEVTIKETIDKAQEVEAELLESHQEETKQLYKKIAEKEDDLQRTAKRYEEILDAREEEMTAKVMDLQTQLEELQNKYQQKLQQEESPGNDKLTIMELQTQLAQKTTLISDSKLKEQEFREQIHNLEDRLKKYEKTVYATTVGTPYKGGNLYHTDVSLFGEPTEFEYLRKVLFEYMMGRETKTMAKVITTVLKFPDDQTQKILEREDARLMSWLRSSS
- the GOLGA4 gene encoding golgin subfamily A member 4 isoform X7 produces the protein MFKKLKQRISEEQHQLQHTLASTQAPSNSSTPTRTRSRTSSFTEQLDEGTPNRENASIQATKSDSVNGSEPPTPQSGDTQSFAQKLQLRVPSMESLFRSPLKESLFRSSSKESLVRTSSRESLNRFDLDSSVATFDPSSDMESEPEDSLPHLDSLSKEQLIHWLRRMERRLNSYKGKCSEFVTAYQTLQREKKKLQGILSQSQDKALRRIGELREELQMDQQAKKHLQEEFDASLEEKDQHISVLQTQVSLLKQRLRNGPMNVDLPKPFSPMEPQTEDISKENIDSDIEPVVVDGASAKTLEVLQQRIKRQENLLQRCKETIQSHKEQCALLTSEKEALQEQLDERLQELEKMKGMVIAETKRQMHETLEMKEEEIAQLRSRIKQMTTQGEELREQKEKSERAAFEELEKALSTAQKTEESRRKMKAEMDEQIKAIEKTREEERTSLQRELSQMKQEVVDVTNKSSEQIAKLQKLHEEELASKEQELTKKFQAQERQFQEQMKIALEKSQSEYLKITQEKEQQESLALEELELQKKAILMESENKLRDLQQEAETYRTRILELESSLEKSLQESKNQSEDLAIHLEAEKNKHNKEITIMVEKHKTELESLQHQQDTLWTEKLQVLKQQHQTEMERLREKHEEEKETLLKDKESVFQAHIEEMNEKTLEKLDVKQTELESLSSELSEVLKARDKLEEELSVLKDQADKVKQELEAKLDEQKSHHQQQVDSIIKEQELSLQRTEEALKDEINHLGLLLKEKDKHLKEYQVRVENLEADIRRSEEELQQASAKLALFESQRSTTHEQAKASEEHLAQLQQKLLDLETERILLIKQVAEVEMQKKDVCTELDTQKIQLQDLMQQLERQKSEMEEKLQSLTQCYESQLKDTSTEQAQTKQSLIEKENVILQMREGQSKEIETLRQKLSAKEDSFSVLHEEYETKFKNQEKKMEKIKQKAKEMQETLKKKLLDQEAKLKKELENTVLELSQKEKQFNAQILEMAQANSAGISDAVSRLETNQKEQIESLTEVHRRELSDVVSVWEKKLNQQAEELQEKHEIQLQEKEQEVAELKQKIFQSRCEKEEMNKELAWLKAEGIKQDTVVKELQEQLHQKSAHMNSLSQNEMKLKAQLEKLEVDLNHSLKENTSLQEHIVELEMLAEKDKLKVSELTDKLKTTDEEFQSLRSSHERSEKSLEDKSLEFKKLSEELVVQLDIYSKKTEALLQAKTNELINMSSSKINAILSRISHCQHHTTKVKEALVIKTCKASELEAQLRQLTEEQNALNSSFRQATHQLEEKENQIKSMKADIEGLVMEKEALQKEGGNQQQAASEKESCITQLKKELSENINVVTLMKEELKEKKSEISSLSKQLTDLNTQLQNSISLTEKEAAISSLSKRYDEQQQELLGQVQDLSLKVETLNKEKTSALEQVDHLSNKFSEWKKKAQSKFLQYQSTIKELQMQLELKTKEASEKDEQIQVLKEDLDQQNERLVCLKGEMEDKKSKLEKKECNLETELKTQTARIAELEEHLTQKTTEIESLSEVLNSYNQQKDTEQKEMRQKLQHIQELGDEKDSRVKEAEEKVSRLEKQVSSMKSELETKKKELDHANSSMKGKEEEFKALEERLELESAAKLAELKKKAEQKIVAIKKQLLSQMEEKEQQYKKDTEGHLGELNTKLQEREREIQVLEEKLKSVEGLPQSEASVVPTSVKYMVTCAEQGIDPESSVQKAYEEKISTLQKSLMEKEKLLQRLEQEKEEMVSSHSEMQCRYQELLIKIEHTEAKQHEDQVMINCLQEELEEKGKKYSLVASQHVEEEGGKKTIGTKQNLENVVDDVQKTLHEKELTCQILEQKIKELDSCLVREREGHRVEMEELTSKFDRLQALQRQMDEKNRPVKALGESAEEKSKSHVVQPKLPGNMEVQHNDLEFKLAGAEQEKQKLGKEIVKLQKDLRMLRKEHQQELDIMKKEYEQEMEEKIKQEQEDLELRHNSTLKQLMREFHTQLAQKEQELEVTIKETIDKAQEVEAELLESHQEETKQLYKKIAEKEDDLQRTAKRYEEILDAREEEMTAKVMDLQTQLEELQNKYQQKLQQEESPGNDKLTIMELQTQLAQKTTLISDSKLKEQEFREQIHNLEDRLKKYEKTVYATTVGTPYKGGNLYHTDVSLFGEPTEFEYLRKVLFEYMMGRETKTMAKVITTVLKFPDDQTQKILEREDARLMYTSPRSGIF
- the GOLGA4 gene encoding golgin subfamily A member 4 isoform X6, giving the protein MIAEPAFLSEYTIFALDSSKQPKTEPDSVNASIQATKSDSVNGSEPPTPQSGDTQSFAQKLQLRVPSMESLFRSPLKESLFRSSSKESLVRTSSRESLNRFDLDSSVATFDPSSDMESEPEDSLPHLDSLSKEQLIHWLRRMERRLNSYKGKCSEFVTAYQTLQREKKKLQGILSQSQDKALRRIGELREELQMDQQAKKHLQEEFDASLEEKDQHISVLQTQVSLLKQRLRNGPMNVDLPKPFSPMEPQTEDISKENIDSDIEPVVVDGASAKTLEVLQQRIKRQENLLQRCKETIQSHKEQCALLTSEKEALQEQLDERLQELEKMKELHMAEKTKLITQLRDAKNLIEQLEQDKGMVIAETKRQMHETLEMKEEEIAQLRSRIKQMTTQGEELREQKEKSERAAFEELEKALSTAQKTEESRRKMKAEMDEQIKAIEKTREEERTSLQRELSQMKQEVVDVTNKSSEQIAKLQKLHEEELASKEQELTKKFQAQERQFQEQMKIALEKSQSEYLKITQEKEQQESLALEELELQKKAILMESENKLRDLQQEAETYRTRILELESSLEKSLQESKNQSEDLAIHLEAEKNKHNKEITIMVEKHKTELESLQHQQDTLWTEKLQVLKQQHQTEMERLREKHEEEKETLLKDKESVFQAHIEEMNEKTLEKLDVKQTELESLSSELSEVLKARDKLEEELSVLKDQADKVKQELEAKLDEQKSHHQQQVDSIIKEQELSLQRTEEALKDEINHLGLLLKEKDKHLKEYQVRVENLEADIRRSEEELQQASAKLALFESQRSTTHEQAKASEEHLAQLQQKLLDLETERILLIKQVAEVEMQKKDVCTELDTQKIQLQDLMQQLERQKSEMEEKLQSLTQCYESQLKDTSTEQAQTKQSLIEKENVILQMREGQSKEIETLRQKLSAKEDSFSVLHEEYETKFKNQEKKMEKIKQKAKEMQETLKKKLLDQEAKLKKELENTVLELSQKEKQFNAQILEMAQANSAGISDAVSRLETNQKEQIESLTEVHRRELSDVVSVWEKKLNQQAEELQEKHEIQLQEKEQEVAELKQKIFQSRCEKEEMNKELAWLKAEGIKQDTVVKELQEQLHQKSAHMNSLSQNEMKLKAQLEKLEVDLNHSLKENTSLQEHIVELEMLAEKDKLKVSELTDKLKTTDEEFQSLRSSHERSEKSLEDKSLEFKKLSEELVVQLDIYSKKTEALLQAKTNELINMSSSKINAILSRISHCQHHTTKVKEALVIKTCKASELEAQLRQLTEEQNALNSSFRQATHQLEEKENQIKSMKADIEGLVMEKEALQKEGGNQQQAASEKESCITQLKKELSENINVVTLMKEELKEKKSEISSLSKQLTDLNTQLQNSISLTEKEAAISSLSKRYDEQQQELLGQVQDLSLKVETLNKEKTSALEQVDHLSNKFSEWKKKAQSKFLQYQSTIKELQMQLELKTKEASEKDEQIQVLKEDLDQQNERLVCLKGEMEDKKSKLEKKECNLETELKTQTARIAELEEHLTQKTTEIESLSEVLNSYNQQKDTEQKEMRQKLQHIQELGDEKDSRVKEAEEKVSRLEKQVSSMKSELETKKKELDHANSSMKGKEEEFKALEERLELESAAKLAELKKKAEQKIVAIKKQLLSQMEEKEQQYKKDTEGHLGELNTKLQEREREIQVLEEKLKSVEGLPQSEASVVPTSVKYMVTCAEQGIDPESSVQKAYEEKISTLQKSLMEKEKLLQRLEQEKEEMVSSHSEMQCRYQELLIKIEHTEAKQHEDQVMINCLQEELEEKGKKYSLVASQHVEEEGGKKTIGTKQNLENVVDDVQKTLHEKELTCQILEQKIKELDSCLVREREGHRVEMEELTSKFDRLQALQRQMDEKNRPVKALGESAEEKSKSHVVQPKLPGNMEVQHNDLEFKLAGAEQEKQKLGKEIVKLQKDLRMLRKEHQQELDIMKKEYEQEMEEKIKQEQEDLELRHNSTLKQLMREFHTQLAQKEQELEVTIKETIDKAQEVEAELLESHQEETKQLYKKIAEKEDDLQRTAKRYEEILDAREEEMTAKVMDLQTQLEELQNKYQQKLQQEESPGNDKLTIMELQTQLAQKTTLISDSKLKEQEFREQIHNLEDRLKKYEKTVYATTVGTPYKGGNLYHTDVSLFGEPTEFEYLRKVLFEYMMGRETKTMAKVITTVLKFPDDQTQKILEREDARLMYTSPRSGIF